One Vicia villosa cultivar HV-30 ecotype Madison, WI linkage group LG5, Vvil1.0, whole genome shotgun sequence genomic window, CACTTCAGATGGCCGCAAAATTTCCTATGATTATCTTGTTATCGCTACCGGTCACACCGAACCTATCCCCAAAACAAGAACCGAAAGAATCGACCAATACAAAGGAGGTAATTAAGCGATATAAGTGTTTATTTTCGAGCTATTTcgataacaaaagataaaataaagtcaaattattttcatataagtgatgaagtttctttttttttcattgacAGAAAATACGAAGATAAAATCAGCGCGTTCGGTTTTGATTATCGGGGGAGGTCCAACCGGGGTCGAGCTAGCAGCAGAAATCGCAGTCGATTTTCCTGACAAGAAAGTGACTATAGTGCATAAAGGATCAAGGTTGCTAGAATATATTGGGCCAAAAGCTTCAAGAAAGACTCTAAAATGGCTTAAATCAAAGAAAGTTGATGTCAAACTTGAACAATCTGTTGACTTTGACTCTTTCACAAATGAaaatagaacatatcaaacttcaCTTGGAGAGAGTATTGAAGCAGATACACATTTTGTATGTATAGGGAAACCACTTGGTTCATCTTGGCTCGGTGAAACTctattgaaaaatgatttggatggTGATGGAAGAATACAAGTTGATGAACACTTGAGAGTTAAGGGGAAGAACAATGTTTTTGCTATTGGAGATATTACAAATGTTCAAGTAAGTTCTTACCAAAACCTAgtcaattttaaatatttattagtatGTTGTTTTCACACGAGAAATCCTATTCAATACAAAAACACGAATTCTAAAATAGACACTGAGACACGATACAGACACGAATACAAATACTCCGATATTccgataatataaaaaatatatgacaTCAATACCACTTTATCTATGATAGTATTTGAGTTTCAATTATTCATATGTTATTTAATGAGTTAAAATTATTCTAATCAAAATTAATGTCTTTTAATTCTTTAATCGATACTACGTGTATAATCCTTTTAGATGAGTGTGAGATTTGTATGTATAAGACGtgttgaagaaaagaaaaacaatttttttatgaaacaCTTATCTGAATTATTCGACACATGTTATATGAGTGTCATACGAGTGTCCGATGCTGATTCAGAAAGTGttgaatcaaagaaaaatatcatttttggtGGAACACTTCGTGTGAATTTTCTCATAGGTGTTGTATGGATGACATACTAGTGTCGGACACCGATTCAAAAAATGTCGAATCAAAGAAAAATACAATTTTATGGAATAACACTTGTCTAACTTTTTCGACAGTTGCTTGACTTTTCTAACAcatgtcatataaatattatacAAGTGTCGGACACTGACACGTGTCTGACACCACAACACACCTACTCCGAGAGGTGTTCGCACTTCATAGGTTAATGTGACATTGTTtgatttgaaaattgaaatatatgttaCAGGAAATTAAACAAGGAGTGTTTGCACAAGGTCATGCAAAACTAGTTGCCAAGAATCTAAAGCTATTGATAGAAGGAGGAGAGAAAGAACCTAAACTAGGAACATACAAGGCACAAGCACCAATGTCAATTGTTTCACTTGGAAGAAAACATGGTGTTGCACAGTTCCCTTTCATGACAGTTGTTGGAAGGTTTCCTGGTATAATAAAATCAGGAGATTTGTTTGTCGGGAAAACCAGAAAGGAACTAGGACTTGAACCTAATGTTAAAAAATCTTAATTTCATATAGTGTTTGTGTGTGTATATAATTGTTCAACTCATCTTTCATAGTTATTGTTGTGCATGTTTGCGTTCATTATGAGTTTTCTTTCAAGTGTGTATTTCATTGAATTTCAATGTATTTGTAGTAATATTTGtttatgattttgatttttgtaaGTTTTGTATATTTACCTTTTCAttataaataaatgatttgagttatttttttttataaaatatttttttctttctatagaATATTCTTACTCTTTGTAGGCAAACAGTTAGGTTAATAGGGTGTTATGGTTACAGGGAGTTTGATGTTCTTTGAATATCGCAGAGTATGTATGACTTTTCTTTAAAGCGCgaagtatttaaaaaatactttCCCTTCTTCGGAATGTGCCTCCCGTGCTATTGACTACTCCTTCGAGTGAGAACGATCTTGCTGGGCGGCGACACTCCTCCTTAGATGGGAGTCCCTCAACGAAGGGCGAGTCCCCCAACTGAAGGCGTGTAAAATAATGGGCGAATCCTTCAGCGAATGGTGAGTCCCTCAGTTGAAGACACTTGAACTCTTGGGAACCTGCGTGGCATGGGCGTTTAGCAAGCTTGGAGAAATGCGTTTTCATTGAGGTGATGTTCCAAGATATCTAAACGTCACTCACTTTGTTCAGATTGAGTGTTCGAGGGGAAAAAGCATGGGTATCAATTAATGCACCTCATGATGGTATATCTAGGGAAGGAAAATCGACTTCCCGCCTTCACACGTGGCTTCCAGGCGCAGAGACTCTTTTTCTTCTGGTGCCAATCTATTGGATGAAAGTATGAATCGTTTCCTTAGCCTCCCTATATATTTTTAAGGAGCATCATTTCACTTCCCTTTTCTTTTCGTAAAAGCCTTTTTGGGATAGATTTCGTCCTTTTGAAACCTCACATCTAACGATCACGGTGAGGGAGAGGCGGAATTTTGTTTCCCCTATCTTGGACTCCCGATCCTAAATTCATTGCGAGTGTGGACTCATGTGTCCTTTCTCCTTTGGACCGTGAAGTGATTCAGGTTTTGGAGTGCTTTCGCCCCCTTGAGTCCAACACCCTTATCACCCGGGACCGTGAAGACGACAACGGAGTGGAAGAGTATCTACGTAAGGGTAAATACTTTATATTTTCATTCTGTCATATGGACGAGCTATAACGGTATGTTAATATGCAGGTGAGATGATGGTTGTAACAACCCGATTTtatcagtatttattttattatattattttattttatttggtgtgttaattatttatttaattattatgtgatataataattaattgaattaattgactttgtgtatatttgtgtttgtttggtttattgggctaattgagttattagaagaTTATAACTATTGGGCCTAATAATTAGAAGTAGAAGTAAATTGTGGGTGTTATTTTCTTAAGCCCATTAAGACAATAAGTTAGTAAGGGTTTGATGAGAGTTAGAGATATCATTTCATTTGGTCAttttcaagagaagagaaaggggagaaaggagactaagagagGAGAAGAACAAAAGTTAGGGTTCCAAGAAAATCAACAAGAGGTA contains:
- the LOC131601795 gene encoding uncharacterized protein LOC131601795; this translates as MVEKKVVIIGGGVAGAILAKTIQHQANVTLIDPKEYFEIPWASLRAMVEPSFAERTVINHREYFTKGDLIVSSATNISESEVFTSDGRKISYDYLVIATGHTEPIPKTRTERIDQYKGENTKIKSARSVLIIGGGPTGVELAAEIAVDFPDKKVTIVHKGSRLLEYIGPKASRKTLKWLKSKKVDVKLEQSVDFDSFTNENRTYQTSLGESIEADTHFVCIGKPLGSSWLGETLLKNDLDGDGRIQVDEHLRVKGKNNVFAIGDITNVQEIKQGVFAQGHAKLVAKNLKLLIEGGEKEPKLGTYKAQAPMSIVSLGRKHGVAQFPFMTVVGRFPGIIKSGDLFVGKTRKELGLEPNVKKS